From Marivirga harenae, one genomic window encodes:
- a CDS encoding DUF6567 family protein translates to MKNRSILFTSVALLFILSSCGVSHSFMLNQNQNTTQVHLGSNNFSVVEKVSGTSEVSYVLAIGGLNKRRLYQDAYSAMVKDANLTGSKALINIVTEEHIGGFPPFFTKRTLTVSANVVEFTD, encoded by the coding sequence ATGAAAAATCGATCAATTCTATTTACCTCAGTAGCTTTGTTGTTCATCCTTAGCTCGTGCGGTGTCAGTCATTCCTTTATGCTGAACCAGAACCAAAACACTACCCAGGTACATCTTGGCAGTAATAATTTCAGTGTGGTAGAAAAAGTAAGCGGTACCTCTGAGGTATCATATGTTCTGGCCATTGGTGGGCTTAACAAAAGGCGACTGTACCAAGATGCTTACAGTGCCATGGTAAAAGATGCAAATTTGACTGGTTCTAAGGCCTTAATAAATATTGTGACCGAAGAACATATTGGTGGGTTTCCTCCATTTTTCACGAAACGAACACTCACTGTAAGTGCCAACGTAGTTGAATTTACAGATTGA
- a CDS encoding DUF4249 family protein: MRANRNKILSVLFAVLLNWSCQNIIDLDLEQSDTRLVIEGEILDKNTIKRIRVSQSLNYYDTGRMNPVTDADISLLDENDNLISSFFYNTQDSIYQTPDSLTLDVGSAYKIQIEANEELLEATGKILENPTVDSIYYLSDQELMELGQPVFEEGYFLFVNGKLNNEGVEYFKLDISVNDTLQNSRDDISNSILTSELFGKEFQGLPIPGSFEEEDEIFLEFYAIEEDVYQYYLEFTNLLFNDGGVFSAPPVNPSTNINNLTNPENKPLGFIQFSSVQTRSIMIKKGD; encoded by the coding sequence ATGAGAGCAAATAGAAATAAAATATTGAGTGTACTTTTTGCAGTTCTACTTAATTGGAGCTGCCAAAACATTATTGATTTGGACTTAGAGCAATCTGACACCAGGTTAGTAATTGAAGGCGAAATCCTTGATAAAAACACGATTAAGCGAATCAGAGTATCGCAAAGTTTAAATTATTATGATACTGGTAGAATGAACCCAGTTACAGATGCTGACATCAGTTTGCTAGATGAAAATGATAATCTGATTAGTAGCTTTTTTTATAATACCCAGGATAGCATCTATCAAACACCCGATTCCTTGACTTTGGATGTTGGATCAGCGTATAAAATTCAAATAGAAGCGAATGAAGAATTATTGGAAGCAACAGGAAAAATCTTAGAAAACCCCACTGTAGACTCAATTTATTATTTGTCTGATCAAGAGCTGATGGAATTGGGACAGCCAGTATTCGAAGAGGGTTATTTTCTGTTTGTAAATGGTAAACTGAATAATGAGGGTGTGGAGTATTTTAAATTAGATATTTCGGTAAATGATACACTTCAAAACTCAAGAGACGATATTTCGAATTCAATTTTGACTTCTGAGTTATTTGGAAAGGAATTTCAAGGACTGCCCATTCCTGGTTCTTTTGAAGAAGAAGATGAAATCTTTTTAGAATTTTACGCCATAGAAGAAGATGTTTACCAATATTATTTAGAATTCACCAATCTACTTTTTAATGACGGGGGCGTATTCAGTGCACCACCGGTGAATCCTTCTACGAATATTAATAATCTCACAAATCCTGAAAATAAACCGTTGGGCTTTATTCAGTTTAGTTCAGTACAAACGAGAAGTATTATGATTAAGAAAGGGGATTAA
- a CDS encoding TonB-dependent receptor, which produces MKFRILILILFCTSQLHAQIYTISGYVKDARSGEVLIGATVVDKNQPSIGMAANIYGYYSFELPKGEYTLKASYVGYAINEVTVNVTEDISINFSLEEEASRLEEVVVSATRSDENVSSVKMSTEKLQIQRIKSIPALLGEVDIIKSLQLLPGISTSGEGTSGMFVRGGSADQNLILLDEATIYNASHLLGFFSVFNPDAIKNVEIYKGGIPAKYGGRISSILDIQMREGNNQKLQASGGIGSISSRLTAEIPVVKDKSSLLLSGRRTYADIFLNFHPDKDVSTSTLYFYDFNTKFNYRFSDKDKIFVSGYFGRDKLGLGDLFGFDWGNATFSTRWNHLFNEKLFLNTTLLYSDFDYGFDISSAGSGFNWNSGLKEYNLKLDFDYFLNNNNTLFFGANVINHVFAPAEIKSEDFNVQDFSLQNDYALETALYVSNQHTINDKLSLEYGVRYSSFAKIGPDSVSIYEEGLRKSAENQIGTEVFDEGQLVQHYGGFEPRLGIRYMVNSKSSLKASYNRMRQYLQVATNATAGFPTDRWIPADYHIKPVIGDQVAVGYFRNLKDNAWEISVEGYYKWLQNVVDFLPGEDVLLNDRIETAVADGIAWSYGAEFMLKKNIGKTTGWLSYTLSRTQRQIEGVASGDPYLARYDKPHDISLVLSHKFSERLSFSGNWIYATGAAVSFPEGRYNMNGQSIPFYDDSKRNTSRMPDFHRMDLGLTYELNSRWKHYNHELTFSFYNVYNRQNPFSIEFREVTNENPRFDPTQDGPVTSTRPAAVRTSLFGIIPSVTYNFSFN; this is translated from the coding sequence ATGAAATTTAGAATTTTGATTTTGATACTTTTCTGCACATCACAATTGCATGCCCAGATATATACTATCAGTGGATATGTGAAAGATGCTAGATCGGGAGAAGTATTGATCGGAGCAACAGTGGTTGATAAGAACCAGCCTAGTATAGGAATGGCTGCCAATATATACGGTTATTATTCCTTTGAATTACCTAAAGGAGAGTATACGCTGAAAGCGAGCTATGTGGGGTATGCAATCAACGAAGTAACAGTAAACGTCACAGAAGATATTTCAATAAATTTTAGTTTGGAAGAGGAAGCTTCAAGACTGGAAGAAGTAGTAGTGTCTGCAACGCGAAGTGATGAAAATGTTAGTTCAGTAAAAATGAGTACTGAAAAACTTCAAATTCAAAGGATTAAATCAATACCTGCTCTTCTTGGTGAAGTCGATATAATTAAAAGTCTACAATTATTACCGGGCATTTCTACGTCTGGGGAAGGCACTTCCGGCATGTTTGTAAGAGGAGGAAGTGCTGACCAAAATTTAATATTATTAGATGAAGCTACTATCTATAATGCCAGCCACCTTCTTGGCTTCTTTTCTGTTTTCAATCCCGATGCAATAAAGAATGTAGAGATTTATAAAGGTGGAATCCCTGCAAAATATGGCGGTAGAATTTCTTCCATATTAGACATTCAAATGAGGGAAGGAAATAATCAAAAATTGCAAGCATCTGGAGGTATTGGTAGTATCAGCAGCAGATTGACAGCTGAAATTCCTGTTGTAAAAGATAAGTCTTCTTTGCTTTTATCGGGAAGGAGAACTTATGCTGATATATTCCTAAATTTTCACCCAGATAAAGACGTAAGTACTAGCACGCTCTATTTCTATGATTTCAATACGAAATTTAACTACAGGTTTAGCGATAAGGATAAAATTTTCGTTTCTGGTTATTTTGGTCGCGATAAATTGGGTCTTGGAGATTTATTCGGTTTTGACTGGGGCAATGCCACTTTTTCTACCCGTTGGAATCATCTTTTCAATGAAAAATTATTTCTAAATACTACTTTACTCTACAGTGATTTCGACTATGGGTTCGATATAAGTTCTGCGGGATCAGGCTTCAATTGGAATTCAGGCTTAAAAGAGTACAACCTAAAACTTGACTTCGATTATTTTCTAAATAATAATAACACCTTGTTTTTTGGTGCTAATGTTATAAACCATGTATTTGCTCCTGCTGAAATCAAATCGGAAGATTTCAATGTTCAGGACTTCAGTCTCCAAAATGATTATGCATTAGAAACAGCACTTTATGTGAGTAATCAGCACACCATCAATGATAAATTGAGTTTGGAATATGGTGTTCGGTATTCCTCATTTGCAAAGATTGGGCCTGATTCGGTATCTATTTATGAAGAAGGTCTAAGAAAGAGTGCAGAGAATCAAATAGGAACTGAGGTTTTTGACGAAGGTCAGCTCGTTCAACATTATGGTGGATTTGAACCGAGATTAGGAATTAGGTATATGGTTAATTCCAAGTCTAGTTTGAAAGCTTCTTACAATAGAATGCGTCAATATTTGCAAGTGGCAACAAACGCAACTGCCGGTTTTCCCACCGATCGATGGATTCCTGCTGATTATCATATCAAACCTGTAATTGGCGATCAAGTCGCGGTGGGTTATTTCAGAAATCTAAAAGATAATGCATGGGAAATCTCAGTGGAAGGGTACTATAAATGGCTTCAAAATGTGGTAGATTTTCTTCCTGGAGAAGACGTTTTACTTAATGACAGAATAGAGACCGCAGTAGCAGATGGAATTGCATGGTCCTATGGAGCGGAGTTCATGCTGAAGAAAAATATTGGAAAAACAACAGGTTGGTTAAGTTATACTCTTTCAAGAACTCAAAGACAAATTGAAGGTGTTGCAAGCGGAGATCCTTATTTAGCTCGCTACGATAAGCCGCACGATATTTCATTAGTTCTATCGCATAAGTTTTCTGAGCGCTTGTCCTTCTCTGGAAATTGGATATATGCAACAGGTGCAGCTGTGTCATTTCCAGAGGGAAGATACAACATGAATGGACAGAGTATTCCTTTTTATGATGATAGTAAAAGAAATACTAGCCGGATGCCTGACTTTCACCGCATGGATTTAGGGCTAACATATGAATTGAATAGCAGGTGGAAGCATTACAATCATGAGCTTACATTTTCATTTTATAATGTTTATAACCGCCAAAACCCCTTTTCAATAGAATTTAGAGAAGTCACTAATGAAAATCCAAGGTTTGATCCAACGCAAGATGGACCAGTAACCAGTACTAGACCAGCCGCAGTGAGAACTTCATTATTTGGAATTATTCCTTCCGTAACCTATAATTTTTCTTTTAACTAA
- a CDS encoding alpha/beta hydrolase-fold protein: MNKSNKMTKGLKIALTMGFIVFFQEFIQAQINQNQQFLQKVGVADSLYSEILDESRKFYVQIPANYNADKNQKYPVAFILDGEIFLPTVNDVQNYYSGGFTPDMVLVGIANDKNRIRDLTTSTITTKYGMPFNEKNGEADNFRKFIEKELIPFIERKYPVTNYRTLIGHSYGGLFTISTLLNQPDLFSNYLAIDPSLDWDNQKLLKEAQDVFANQNYTNKALFISLSGQLHMQNSQITIDNVMQDTTDYTLFPRSNITFSNIAKQNAKKGLSLDWKFYPNDIHGTVPFPSIMDGLISLFEWYQMENTDKINSFDTPKEELYSIIKYREKKLNEHFGYDKPPYPEELLAMSGYMNMDMQQAEKAKMYFELAIEYYPKSANAYDSMADYYEAQNDISNALKYVQKADEISDNDHYKKRIEELKRK; encoded by the coding sequence ATGAATAAAAGCAATAAAATGACAAAAGGATTAAAAATAGCATTGACAATGGGGTTCATTGTTTTCTTTCAAGAATTCATACAAGCTCAGATAAATCAAAATCAACAATTTTTACAAAAAGTGGGTGTTGCGGATAGCCTCTATTCTGAAATACTTGATGAGTCAAGAAAGTTTTATGTGCAAATACCCGCTAACTATAATGCAGATAAAAATCAAAAATACCCCGTAGCATTTATTTTAGATGGAGAAATATTTCTACCTACTGTAAACGATGTTCAAAATTATTATAGCGGTGGTTTTACACCCGATATGGTACTTGTGGGTATTGCTAATGATAAAAACAGGATTCGAGACCTCACTACTTCCACCATAACCACCAAATATGGTATGCCCTTCAATGAAAAAAACGGAGAGGCAGACAATTTCAGGAAGTTCATTGAGAAAGAGCTAATTCCTTTTATTGAAAGAAAATATCCAGTCACTAATTACAGAACCCTGATTGGTCATTCCTATGGAGGTTTATTTACGATTTCCACACTACTTAATCAACCCGATTTATTTTCGAATTATTTAGCCATAGATCCAAGTCTAGATTGGGACAATCAAAAGCTATTGAAAGAGGCTCAAGACGTATTTGCAAACCAGAATTATACAAACAAAGCCTTATTTATATCATTGAGTGGACAACTACATATGCAGAACTCGCAAATAACGATAGACAATGTAATGCAAGACACCACAGACTATACCTTATTCCCAAGGTCTAATATTACCTTCTCAAATATAGCTAAACAAAATGCTAAGAAGGGTTTATCGCTAGACTGGAAATTTTATCCGAACGACATCCATGGCACAGTCCCTTTCCCTTCAATTATGGACGGGTTAATTTCGCTATTTGAATGGTATCAAATGGAAAATACTGATAAAATAAATTCATTTGACACCCCAAAGGAAGAACTTTATAGCATCATAAAATATAGAGAGAAAAAGCTCAATGAACATTTTGGATATGACAAACCGCCTTACCCTGAGGAACTCCTAGCTATGTCAGGTTATATGAATATGGATATGCAACAAGCTGAAAAAGCGAAAATGTATTTCGAATTGGCTATTGAGTACTATCCGAAAAGTGCAAATGCTTATGATTCAATGGCTGATTATTATGAAGCTCAAAATGATATTTCGAATGCTTTAAAATATGTGCAAAAAGCTGATGAAATAAGTGATAACGATCACTACAAGAAAAGAATTGAAGAACTTAAAAGAAAATAA
- a CDS encoding serine hydrolase, producing the protein MKVSFDRGLFNGNILIAKGNNIIYQNEFGYSDASRSKKLSRNSLFNIGSIAKEFNAVAIMILNERGLLHLDDKISNFELQLPEWSNTISIRHLLQYTSGLPRINWNNVKNDHDIYNELKNIKHLSFKPGTDYLYSNNNVFLQRRIIEQVSGMSFNDFIQKNLLIPGGMTNTIIDADTQNPNLVTAFNNAFVNDREMDIEFSGWVNPTANDMYKWIINLHSGQFISDKSLITLFDSHSKESSSALGIGVIENDTLLIHQHHGSSFNYESFIHFNVKKDLSIVLMTNNKNRKLREITDAVENILKGNSFSIPQKSIYLAIREKCYDNTSEGIQLYKNLKKQNFSEYNFSDENELNQLGYDLIKKGQTEEAIRIFTLLISEFPNSSNAFDSMGESYFLNNQFELSKISYQKSLELNPENTNAEEMINRIEKINVKTN; encoded by the coding sequence ATGAAAGTGTCATTTGATCGTGGATTATTCAACGGGAATATTCTTATTGCAAAGGGCAATAATATTATATATCAAAATGAATTTGGATATTCAGATGCCTCTAGATCAAAAAAACTTAGTAGAAACTCATTATTTAACATTGGTTCTATAGCAAAAGAATTCAACGCTGTTGCGATAATGATTTTAAATGAAAGAGGGTTACTTCATCTGGATGATAAAATCTCAAATTTTGAATTGCAATTACCAGAATGGTCAAATACCATTAGTATTAGGCATCTACTTCAATATACTAGTGGACTGCCAAGAATCAACTGGAACAATGTTAAAAATGACCATGATATCTATAACGAATTAAAAAATATTAAACATCTAAGTTTTAAACCTGGCACAGATTACTTGTACAGTAACAATAATGTTTTCCTACAAAGAAGAATTATTGAACAAGTATCTGGAATGAGTTTTAATGATTTCATTCAAAAAAACCTACTTATTCCTGGCGGTATGACAAATACTATTATTGACGCGGATACTCAAAACCCTAATTTAGTAACCGCATTTAATAATGCTTTTGTAAATGATAGAGAAATGGATATCGAATTCTCTGGTTGGGTAAACCCTACTGCAAATGATATGTATAAATGGATAATCAACTTACATTCAGGACAGTTTATATCTGATAAATCATTAATTACTTTATTTGATTCGCATTCTAAGGAAAGTTCTTCTGCTTTAGGAATTGGGGTAATTGAGAATGACACTTTGCTAATTCATCAACATCATGGATCGTCTTTCAATTATGAATCTTTTATCCATTTTAATGTGAAAAAAGATTTATCAATCGTTTTAATGACAAATAATAAAAACCGCAAGCTTCGAGAAATAACTGATGCAGTCGAAAATATTTTAAAAGGCAATTCCTTTTCAATACCACAGAAGTCTATTTATCTCGCAATTAGAGAAAAATGTTATGATAATACTAGTGAGGGAATTCAGCTTTATAAAAACTTAAAAAAGCAAAATTTTTCGGAATATAATTTTTCGGATGAAAATGAATTAAACCAACTTGGCTATGATTTGATAAAGAAAGGTCAAACAGAAGAGGCCATTAGGATTTTCACATTGCTTATCTCAGAATTCCCAAATTCATCAAATGCATTTGATAGTATGGGTGAAAGTTATTTCCTAAATAACCAATTTGAATTATCAAAAATAAGCTATCAAAAATCTTTAGAACTCAATCCTGAAAATACAAATGCAGAAGAAATGATAAACAGAATTGAAAAAATAAATGTAAAAACAAACTAA
- a CDS encoding SRPBCC domain-containing protein — protein MKPAVVISLSETKVEVIRKFDSSVESVWKPFTNTSLVSQWMLGPPGWSMPICEIDFRIGGIYRNVFRNEVEGLEIDITGAFRKIATHQKIVQDEQHKIGSSKGGITKSTVVTLTFEPVGESTNVRTLIEYGSKKERDEALATGMGDAMEMGYCRIDELLSN, from the coding sequence ATGAAACCAGCGGTTGTAATAAGCCTTTCTGAAACAAAGGTTGAGGTAATAAGGAAATTTGATTCATCAGTAGAATCTGTCTGGAAACCTTTCACCAATACAAGCTTGGTTAGTCAATGGATGCTTGGCCCTCCTGGATGGTCAATGCCGATATGCGAAATAGATTTTCGAATCGGTGGTATCTATAGGAACGTTTTTCGAAATGAAGTAGAAGGATTAGAAATTGACATTACAGGCGCCTTTCGTAAAATCGCAACACATCAAAAGATAGTGCAAGACGAGCAGCATAAGATTGGAAGTTCGAAAGGAGGAATCACTAAAAGTACTGTAGTCACATTAACTTTTGAACCAGTAGGTGAAAGTACCAACGTTAGAACATTGATTGAATATGGTTCTAAAAAGGAACGTGACGAAGCCTTGGCAACTGGGATGGGTGATGCAATGGAAATGGGTTACTGTCGCATCGATGAGCTCTTATCTAATTGA
- a CDS encoding YdeI/OmpD-associated family protein translates to MKEAEEICPSSREEWRDWLELNHKEKDAVWLVFYKRSTPNFNLSWSESVDESLCFGWIDSTKKTIDDERFIQYFSKRRPKSNWSKVNKDKVKNLIDQGLMKDAGFKSIEVAKENGSWTILDTVERLEIPEDLERELRRKKGAMQYFESLNKSSKKGFLYWVASAKRDNTRNKRISEIVENASVQMKPKQFR, encoded by the coding sequence ATGAAAGAAGCGGAAGAAATTTGTCCAAGTAGTAGAGAAGAGTGGAGAGACTGGCTCGAATTGAATCATAAAGAAAAGGATGCCGTTTGGTTGGTTTTTTATAAAAGAAGCACTCCAAATTTCAATCTCAGTTGGAGTGAATCTGTTGACGAATCTCTTTGCTTTGGTTGGATTGACAGCACTAAAAAGACAATAGATGATGAGCGATTCATACAATATTTTAGTAAAAGAAGGCCGAAAAGTAATTGGTCAAAAGTGAATAAGGATAAAGTAAAAAACTTAATTGACCAGGGACTTATGAAAGATGCTGGCTTTAAAAGCATTGAAGTCGCAAAAGAAAATGGCTCGTGGACAATTCTAGATACTGTTGAAAGGCTAGAGATACCTGAAGACCTAGAACGAGAACTAAGAAGAAAGAAAGGAGCAATGCAATACTTTGAAAGTCTAAATAAGTCTTCTAAAAAGGGATTTCTCTACTGGGTTGCTTCGGCTAAGAGAGATAACACAAGAAATAAACGAATTTCGGAAATCGTTGAAAACGCGAGTGTACAGATGAAACCAAAACAGTTTAGATAA
- a CDS encoding AAA family ATPase encodes MSKIHIVFGPQGAGKSTYSKKLADEVKGIHLGIDNWMWKLYGDDLPKSMNLKWIMERVERCEKLIWELSEDISNRGCDVILDLGFTKREKRKLFLQLAEENGKEIQLHYVSAKHPLRRKRVLDRNVNRGATFSFEVTAGMFDFMEGEFHKPTDSELTNAVIIDTNPKE; translated from the coding sequence ATGAGTAAAATACATATTGTTTTTGGACCTCAAGGGGCAGGAAAATCAACATATTCAAAGAAATTAGCAGACGAAGTTAAAGGAATTCATTTGGGAATAGATAATTGGATGTGGAAATTGTATGGAGATGATCTTCCTAAGTCAATGAATCTAAAATGGATTATGGAAAGAGTTGAAAGATGCGAAAAACTAATATGGGAATTATCAGAAGATATATCTAATCGAGGATGTGATGTGATACTTGATCTTGGATTTACTAAGCGAGAGAAAAGGAAATTATTCCTGCAATTAGCCGAGGAAAACGGTAAAGAGATTCAATTACACTATGTGTCTGCAAAACATCCACTTAGACGAAAACGAGTATTAGATAGAAACGTGAATAGAGGTGCAACTTTCTCATTCGAAGTAACAGCAGGAATGTTTGATTTTATGGAAGGGGAATTTCATAAGCCAACAGACAGCGAATTAACGAATGCCGTAATAATAGATACCAACCCTAAAGAATAA
- a CDS encoding helix-turn-helix domain-containing protein has product MNDQLSISSSNKSIVVLPFVNMSADPENEYFSDGITEEIINALTTVKGLKVIARTSSFAFKNKNIDVRTIGDQLGVSTVLEGSVRKAKNRVRITAQLISTDDGTHFWSKNFDRDLEDIFAVQDEISLSIADQIRENFGHLNIQEHLIEAPTKNMEAYDLYLKGRYYHLMWDGQGMVNSIALYEQCVATDPSFALPFFGLVYSYAMYGSWTTNKRLLQLSEENLNKGFKLDKQSYTGHFGQATLHFWGHWDFINGQKIFQKAIELNPSYTEAEEGLCELYTAIGYFEKALWHADNILRINPLSPNHYFTKANIYYLKEDYSEALKCLETSLSINPDFTHSIALKQICLILTKDYEKLNNFLDKTPLAERPEECRVLYQLVNSEDKINVDISRASSMIKKEIGEALFPWPLFLMVHLGKHEMALDFLEENIKMRTGQIINFMNIPLLKPLHQYQRFQDLVQTAFRVELLPPNSEIQIQITSTKALMADAEIKTALGIIEKGMKEENWFLNPSLSLRSLAEKLNINSNKISWLLNERIGQNFNEYINSLRLEHFKTLALNPENSHFTLLALAYDSGFNSKSVFNTFFKNKEGMSPKAWLKANQN; this is encoded by the coding sequence ATGAACGACCAGCTGTCCATATCATCATCCAATAAATCCATTGTGGTTCTGCCTTTTGTTAACATGAGTGCTGACCCTGAAAACGAATACTTTAGCGATGGCATTACAGAAGAAATAATCAATGCCCTAACCACCGTTAAAGGCCTGAAGGTCATTGCCCGCACATCTTCCTTTGCATTTAAGAATAAAAATATAGATGTACGAACCATTGGTGATCAGTTAGGAGTAAGTACCGTTTTGGAGGGTAGCGTACGGAAAGCCAAAAACAGGGTTCGCATTACAGCGCAGTTGATCAGTACTGATGACGGTACTCACTTTTGGTCAAAAAATTTCGATCGCGATTTAGAGGACATATTCGCAGTACAAGATGAAATCAGCTTAAGCATTGCTGACCAGATCCGAGAAAACTTTGGTCACCTCAACATTCAAGAACATTTAATTGAAGCACCAACTAAAAATATGGAAGCCTATGACCTATATCTTAAAGGTCGCTACTACCATTTAATGTGGGATGGACAAGGAATGGTAAATTCAATAGCGCTCTATGAACAATGCGTAGCAACAGACCCCTCATTTGCTTTACCTTTCTTTGGTTTGGTGTATAGCTATGCCATGTATGGATCATGGACAACTAATAAAAGATTATTACAGTTGTCAGAAGAGAACCTTAACAAAGGTTTTAAGCTGGATAAACAATCCTATACAGGGCATTTTGGTCAAGCGACACTACATTTTTGGGGTCATTGGGATTTCATTAATGGCCAGAAGATTTTTCAAAAAGCAATAGAACTTAATCCATCCTATACGGAAGCAGAAGAAGGCTTATGCGAATTGTACACGGCAATAGGTTATTTCGAAAAAGCTCTATGGCATGCCGATAATATTTTAAGAATCAACCCTTTGTCTCCAAATCATTATTTTACCAAAGCGAATATTTACTATCTAAAAGAGGACTATTCGGAAGCGCTTAAATGTTTAGAGACCTCATTGAGCATCAATCCTGATTTCACACATTCTATCGCATTAAAACAAATCTGCTTAATTCTTACGAAAGATTACGAAAAACTAAATAATTTCTTAGATAAAACTCCTTTGGCAGAGAGACCAGAAGAATGCCGAGTATTGTACCAACTGGTCAATTCGGAAGATAAGATCAATGTTGATATCAGCCGGGCTAGTTCAATGATAAAAAAAGAGATTGGGGAAGCACTTTTCCCCTGGCCACTGTTTTTGATGGTCCATTTAGGGAAACACGAAATGGCATTGGACTTTTTGGAAGAAAACATCAAAATGCGTACCGGTCAAATCATAAACTTTATGAATATTCCGCTGCTTAAACCTTTACATCAATATCAGCGATTTCAAGATTTGGTACAAACTGCTTTCCGTGTAGAACTATTGCCGCCTAATTCTGAAATACAAATACAAATCACCTCTACTAAAGCCTTAATGGCAGATGCTGAAATCAAGACAGCATTAGGCATTATAGAAAAAGGAATGAAGGAAGAAAACTGGTTTCTAAACCCCTCTTTATCTTTACGGTCTCTAGCTGAAAAATTGAATATTAACAGCAACAAGATTTCTTGGTTACTGAATGAACGAATCGGCCAAAACTTCAACGAATACATCAATAGTTTACGTTTGGAGCACTTCAAAACGCTTGCTCTAAATCCTGAAAATAGCCACTTTACCCTTTTAGCTCTAGCCTATGACAGCGGCTTCAATTCTAAATCGGTATTCAATACCTTCTTTAAAAATAAGGAAGGAATGTCACCAAAAGCCTGGCTGAAGGCTAATCAAAATTAA
- a CDS encoding serine hydrolase domain-containing protein produces the protein MKHSQLRALTHLIVGVTLVFVFLCGCSKDLFYIPGSIEEEMQKAVDGKFDGMIVYVNQSGKSSFYSAGFNNREEQTPADPHDLFKIGSISKLYIAAACTKLIASGALDLEQKLVDLIPEVVTHIEYAEQITLRMMISHRSGIPEFIYEPGFNGGTTESYLTTAELIYDKAADFKPNKKYAYSNTNYLLLGEILDRTLGYSHHEFIRNEILIPLDLDETYSLYSEVDSNQVMSGYLKGWEPDIKSWDHTRPGGSMIATAEDVGTFLRALIDGSLFSDEEQAIYSSVYEYEHTGWLPGYTSIARYHSDIDTIVIQFVNTSDKEWFWLELERVYSRILKSLEKGL, from the coding sequence ATGAAACATTCACAATTAAGAGCATTAACACATCTCATTGTAGGAGTCACTCTTGTATTTGTTTTTCTATGCGGATGTTCAAAGGATCTTTTTTACATACCAGGATCAATTGAGGAAGAAATGCAAAAAGCCGTTGATGGTAAGTTTGATGGCATGATTGTTTATGTAAATCAATCAGGAAAGTCGTCATTTTACAGTGCGGGCTTCAATAATAGAGAAGAACAAACACCAGCTGATCCGCATGATTTATTCAAAATAGGGAGTATCAGTAAGCTTTACATTGCTGCAGCATGTACAAAGTTAATAGCTTCCGGAGCATTAGATCTAGAGCAAAAATTGGTTGATCTTATCCCAGAAGTGGTCACACATATTGAATATGCTGAGCAAATAACCCTAAGAATGATGATTTCGCACCGTAGTGGAATTCCAGAATTCATTTATGAACCAGGATTCAATGGAGGTACGACTGAAAGCTATTTGACCACAGCCGAATTGATCTACGATAAAGCTGCGGATTTTAAACCCAATAAAAAATATGCGTACTCCAATACCAATTATCTGTTGTTGGGAGAAATTCTTGACAGAACCCTTGGGTATTCTCATCATGAATTTATTCGGAATGAGATTCTTATTCCACTCGATTTAGATGAAACATATAGCCTCTATAGTGAGGTTGATTCCAATCAGGTCATGAGTGGATACTTAAAAGGCTGGGAACCCGACATAAAGTCTTGGGATCATACGAGACCTGGTGGCTCCATGATTGCAACAGCCGAAGACGTGGGTACATTCCTTAGAGCCTTAATTGATGGAAGTTTATTTAGCGATGAGGAACAAGCTATTTATTCGTCTGTATATGAATATGAACATACAGGATGGCTTCCAGGATACACCAGTATTGCTCGTTACCACAGCGATATTGATACGATAGTTATTCAATTCGTGAATACAAGTGATAAGGAGTGGTTCTGGCTTGAACTTGAACGTGTATACAGCAGAATTTTGAAATCCCTCGAAAAAGGACTTTAA